One window from the genome of Periophthalmus magnuspinnatus isolate fPerMag1 chromosome 18, fPerMag1.2.pri, whole genome shotgun sequence encodes:
- the LOC129457081 gene encoding mucin-2-like — MLALQGKGVATTTKAFPTTTTAVPTSTTTAAPTSTTAAPTTAAQTTTTDAPKTTTAAPTTTAAPSTTTGAPTTTTAVPTTTTAAPTTTTAAPTTTVAPTTTTDVTTTTTSFPTTTTVVPTTTTAAPTTTTAAPTTTVAPTTTTAGPTTTVAPTTTTDVTITTTSFPTTTTVVPTTTTAAPTTTTAAPTTTVAPTTTTAGPTTTVAPTTTTDVTTTTTSFPTTTTVVPTTTTAAPTTTTAAPTTTTNAPTTTTVLPTTTTTAPTKTAAPTTTTAAPTTTTAAPTTTVAPTTTTAGPTTTVAPTTTTDVTTTTTSFPTTTTVVPTTTTAAPTTTTAAPTTTTNAPTT, encoded by the coding sequence gtgTTGCAACAACCACGAAAGCttttccaacaaccactacagctgtcCCAACaagcacaacaacagctgcccccacaagcacgacagctgctccaacaacagctGCTCAAACCACAACAACAGATGCCCCAaaaaccacgacagctgctccaaccacaacagctgctccatcgacaacaacaggtgccccaacaaccacaacagctgttccaacaaccactacagctgccccaacaaccacaacagctgctccaaccacaacagttgccccaacaaccacgacagatgtaacaacaaccacaacatcttttccaacaaccacgacagttgttcctacgacaacaacagctgctccaacaaccactacagctgctccaaccacaacagttgccccaacaaccacgacagctggtccaaccacaacagttgccccaacaaccacgacagatGTAACAATAACCACAACATCTtttccaacaaccacgacagttgttcctacgacaacaacagctgctccaacaaccactacagctgctccaaccacaacagttgccccaacaaccacgacagctggtccaaccacaacagttgccccaacaaccacgacagatgtaacaacaacaacaacatcttttccaacaaccacgacagttgttcctacgacaacaacagctgctccaacaaccactacagctgcgccaaccacaacaacaaatgccccaacaaccacgacagttcttccaacaaccacgacaactgctccaacaaaaacagctgctccaacaacaacaacagctgctccaacaaccactacagctgctccaaccacaacagttgccccaacaaccacgacagctggtccaaccacaacagttgccccaacaaccacgacagatgtaacaacaacaacaacatcttttccaacaaccacgacagttgttcctacgacaacaacagctgctccaacaaccactacagctgcgccaaccacaacaacaaatgccccaacaacc
- the LOC117386594 gene encoding mucin-2-like, with translation TAAPTTTTTVSPTTTGTPTTTTVAPTTTTSPTTTTIATTTTAVTTTTTAAQTTTTVAPTTTNTSPTTTTAAPTTTTAAPTTTTAATTTTTSAPTTKTVALTTTTIAPMTTTAVPTTTTAAQTTTTVAPTTTTTAPTTTTAAPTTTTAAPTTTTAAPTTTTSAPTTTTGAPTTTTTAPTTTTAAPTTTTAAPTTTTAAPTTTTAAPTTTTTSPKTTTAAPTTTTAAPTTTTAATTTTTSAPTTTTGALTTTTIAPTTTTGVATTTTAVPTTTTAVPTTTTAVPTTTTAAQTTTTVAPTTTTTAPTTTTAAPTTTTVAPTTTTAAPTTTTAATTTTTSTVAPTTTTDVTTTTTSFPTTTTVVPTTTTAAPTTTTAAPTTTVAPTTTTAGPTTTVAPTTTTDVTTTTTTTAAPTTTTVSPTTTGAPTTTTVPPTTTTTAPTTTTIATTITTAVPTTTTAAQTTTTVAPTTTTTAPTTTTAAPTTTTVAQTTTTAAPTTTTAAPTTTTAAPTTTTSAPTTTTGALTTTTIAPTTTTAAPTTTTAAPTTATAAPTTTTAAPKTTTGAPTTTTAAPTTTTAAPTTTTAAPTTTTAAPTTTTVSPTTTGAPTTTTVAPTTTTAAPTTTTIATTTTAVPTTTTAAQTTTTVAPTTTTTAPTTTTAAPTTTTAAPTTTTAAPTTTTAATTTTTSAPTTPAPKTTTAAPTTTTSAPTTTKGAPTTTTTAPTTTTAAPTTTTAAPTTTTAAPTSTAAAPTTPAAPTTTTAAPTTTTSAPTTTTGALTTTTIAPTTTTAAPTTTTAAPTTTTAAPKTTTGAPTTTTAAPTTTTVAPTTTTAGPTTTTAVPTTTTFSPTTTTDAPTTTTVAPTTTTAAPTTTTGVPTTTTAALTTITAVPTTTGAPTTTTVAPTTTPSPTTTTAVPTTTTGAPTTTTATPTTTTVAPTTTTAAPTTTTAAPTTTTFAPTTTTAAPTTIAAPTTTTAAPTTTTAAPTTTTAAPTTTAAPTTTTGAPTTTTAVPTTTTAAPTTTTAAPTTTTADPTTTTAAPTTTTAAPTTTTGAPTT, from the exons acagctgccccaacaaccacaacaacagtttctCCAACCACAACTGGtaccccaacaaccacaacagttgctccaaccacaacaacttccccaacaaccacgacaattgctacgacaacaacagctgttacaacaaccactacagctgcccaaacaaccacgacagttgccccaacaaccacgaacacttccccaacaaccacaacagctgctccaaccacaacaacagctgccccaacaaccacgacagctgccacaacaaccacgacatctgctccaacaacaaaaacagttgCCCTAACAACCACGACAATTGCTCCAATGACAACAacagctgttccaacaaccactacagctgcccaaacaaccacgacagttgccccaacaaccacgacaactgccccaacaaccacaacagctgctccaacaaccacaacagctgctccaaccacaacaacagctgccccaacaaccacaacatctgctccaacgacaacaacaggtgccccaacaaccacgacaactgccccaacaaccacaacagctgctccaaccacaacaacagctgccccaacaaccacaacagctgctccaacgacaacaacag ctgccccaacaaccacgacaactTCCCCaaaaaccacaacagctgctccaaccacaacaacagctgccccaacaaccacgacagctgccacaacaaccacgacatctgctccaacaacaacaacaggtgccCTAACAACCACGACAAttgctccaacgacaacaacaggtgTCGcaacaactacgacagctgttccaacaaccactacagctgtcccaacaaccacaacagctgttccaacaaccactacagctgcccaaacaaccacgacagttgccccaacaaccacgacaactgccccaacaaccacaacagctgctccaacaaccacaacagttgctccaaccacaacaacagctgccccaacaaccacgacagctgccacAACAACTACGACatct acagttgccccaacaaccacgacagatgtaacaacaaccacaacatcttttccaacaaccacgacagttgttcctacgacaacaacagctgctccaacaaccactacagctgctccaaccacaacagttgccccaacaaccacgacagctggtccaaccacaacagttgccccaacaaccacgacagatgtaacaacaacaacaac cacaacagctgctccaaccacaacaacagtttctCCAACCACAACtggtgccccaacaaccacaacagttcctccaaccacaacaacaactgccccaacaaccacgacaattGCTACAACGATAACAacagctgttccaacaaccactacagctgcccaaacaaccacgacagttgccccaacaaccacgacaactgccccaacaaccacaacagctgctccaacaaccacaacagttgctcaaaccacaacaacagctgccccaacaaccacgacagctgctccaacaaca acaacagctgccccaacaaccacaacatctgctccaacgacaacaacaggtgcCCTAACAACCACGACAAttgctccaacgacaacaacagctgccccaacaaccacaacagctgctccaacaaccgcgacagctgccccaacaaccacgacagctgccccaaAAACCACAACAGGTgcgccaacaaccacaacagctgctccaaccacaacaacagctgccccaacaaccacgacagctgccccaacaaccacaacagctgctccaaccacaacaacagtttctCCAACCACAACtggtgccccaacaaccacaacagttgctccaaccacaacaacagctgccccaacaaccacgacaattgctacgacaacaacagctgttccaacaaccactacagctgcccaaacaaccacgacagttgccccaacaaccacgacaactgccccaacaaccacaacagctgctccaacaaccacaacagctgctccaaccacaacaacagctgccccaacaaccacgacagctgccacAACAACCACGACATCTGCTCCAACAACACCTGCTCCAaagacaacaacagctgccccaacaaccacaacatctgctccaacgacaacaaaaggtgccccaacaaccacgacaactgccccaacaaccacaacagctgctccaacgacaacaacagctgccccaacgacaacaacagctgccccaacaagcacggcagctgctccaacaacaccagctgctccaacgacaacaacagctgccccaacaaccacaacatctgctccaacgacaacaacaggtgcCCTAACAACCACGACAATTGCTCCAACGacaaccacagctgccccaacaaccacaacagctgctccaacaaccacgacagctgccccaaAAACCACAACAGGTgcgccaacaaccacaacagctgccccaacaaccacaacagttgctccaaccacaacaacagctgggccaacaaccacgacagctgttccaacaaccactacattttccccaacaaccactacagatgctccaacaaccacgacagttgctccaacgacaacaacagctgccccaacaaccacgacaggtgttccaacaaccactacagctgccctAACAACCATAACAGCTGTTCCAACCACAACtggtgccccaacaaccacaacagttgctccaacgacaacaccttccccaacaaccacgacagctgttccaacaaccacgacaggtgccccaacaacaacaacagctaccccaacaaccacgacagttgctccaaccacaacaacagctgctccaacaaccactacagctgcgcCAACCACCACAACAtttgccccaacaaccacgacagctgctccaaccacaatagctgccccaacaaccacaacagctgctccaacaacaacaacagctgccccaacaaccacgacagctgctccaacaacaacagctgctccaacgacaacaacaggtgccccaacaaccacgacagctgttccaacaacgactacagctgccccaacaaccacaacagctgctccaaccacaacaacagctgacccaacaaccacgacagctgccccaacaaccacaacagctgctccaacgacaacaacaggtgccccaacaacc
- the LOC117386108 gene encoding integumentary mucin C.1-like, which translates to MTAAPTTTTAAPTTTTAAQTTTTAAPTTTTAAPTTTTAAPTTTTIAPTTTTGAPSTTTAAPTTTTAVPTTTTDVPTTTTSLPTTTTVAATTTTAAPTTTTPAPTTTTAAPTTTTVAPKTTTTAPTTTTTTPTTTTAAPTTTTDSPTTTTAAPTTTTSAQTTTSATPATTTAASTTTTAAPMTSTALHLQPTQLLQ; encoded by the exons atgacagctgccccaacaaccacaacagctgctccaacaaccacaacagctgctcaaaccacaacaacagctgccccaacaaccacaacagctgctccaacaaccactacagctgcgccaaccacaacaacaattgccccaacaaccacgacaggtGCCCCatcaaccacgacagctgccccaacaaccacaacagctgttccaacaaccactacagatgtaccaacaaccacgacatctcttccaacaaccacgacagttgctgctacgacaacaacagctgctccaacaaccactacacctgctccaacgactacaacagctgcacctacaaccactacagttGCTCCAAAGACTACAACaactgcacctacaaccacaacaactaCTCCAACGACTACGACAGCggctccaacaaccacgacagatTCTCCAACAACGacaacagctgcaccaacaaccactacaTCTGCCCAAACAACCACATCAGCTACTCCAGCAACTACAACAGCGGCATCTACAACCACTACCGCTGCTCCAATGACCTCAACAGCT ctgcacctacaaccaacACAGCTACTCCAATGA